The following coding sequences lie in one Phragmites australis chromosome 8, lpPhrAust1.1, whole genome shotgun sequence genomic window:
- the LOC133926116 gene encoding gluconokinase-like: MAGSDPLAHPGLAIVIMGVSGCGKSTVAALLAQALGCSFIEADDYHSQANKAKMSKGIPLSDTDRTPWLESLQDAIREQLDRGEDVAVSCSALQLKYREILRAADRSYKPGGYATSRVKFVCLKASAEVISERMKRRSTEGKHFMPASLLQSQLNLLEMDEAEGITEVDATVRPDDIIHDTIAQFREELASTVSSYF, translated from the exons ATGGCCGGCTCCGATCCCCTCGCACATCCAG GATTGGCGATTGTGATCATGGGAGTCAGCGGCTGCGGCAAATC GACTGTTGCGGCACTGCTTGCTCAAGCCTTGGGTTGCAGCTTCATCGAAGCAGATGACTACCATTCCCAGGCAAACAAAG CAAAGATGAGCAAGGGCATCCCGCTTTCTGACACCGACCGCACCCCATGGCTGGAGTCCCTCCAGGACGCCATCCGGGAGCAGCTGGACCGTGGCGAGGATGTGGCCGTCAGCTGCTCGGCGTTGCAGCTGAAGTACAGGGAGATCCTCCGGGCAGCAGACCGGAGCTACAAACCAGGGGGCTACGCCACCAGCAGGGTGAAGTTTGTGTGCCTCAAGGCGTCAGCTGAAGTGATCTCTGAAAGGATGAAGAGGAGGTCGACCGAAGGGAAGCACTTCATGCCGGCGAGCTTGCTGCAAAGCCAGCTCAACCTGCTGGAGATGGACGAGGCCGAGGGGATCACCGAGGTCGATGCGACGGTGCGCCCCGACGACATCATCCATGACACCATTGCTCAGTTCAGGGAGGAGCTGGCATCGACCGTTTCTTCTTATTTCTGA
- the LOC133927493 gene encoding pentatricopeptide repeat-containing protein At2g22410, mitochondrial-like: MAPYPLPQQQRHLPHRSRPAPQFHHHRQGHGNTKTDAVSSSLWQGIPTDARGLRALVKALSAAAPALDEAMAVHAHAAKLGLDCERTVLNGLIVLYLSCGDRAAAQVLFDGFPGGRDVVSWTAMVTGHARLGFSDEAVEMFFAMADDCGVAFDAVAAAAGFAACASVGDLAQGREAHRRVAARKVALDVVAWNALVYMYAKCGDVAAAHRCFRRMPEKKTVVSWNTMISAFAGAGEHGKALALFREMQRAEVRPDDATFVALLGACAQLGALDTGRWVHAYMGRQLGCKADGAIGNALLDMYAKCGAIDQAMDVFDGMERRDVYTYASMILGLAMHGRVEEGLALFADMQRAGVRPNGVTLLGVLSACCHAGLVEEGLRHLSAMPESYGVTPGIEHYGCTVDMLGRAGRLDEAEELVVAMPVPPDAVVRGSLLAACRAHGDVERAERVMRRMAELDHNGEAGDHVLMSNMYASRGRHGRAVRVRRQMRKSKISKDPGCSTIEVDGVVHEFRAVPANSIR; the protein is encoded by the coding sequence ATGGCGCCTTATCCATTACCACAGCAGCAGCGGCATCTCCCACACCGCAGCAGACCCGCACCTCAATTTCACCATCACCGGCAGGGGCATGGCAACACCAAGACCGACGCTGTGTCGTCGTCGCTCTGGCAAGGCATCCCGACCGATGCGCGTGGCCTCCGTGCCCTCGTCAAGGCGCTGTCCGCGGCCGCCCCGGCACTGGACGAGGCGATGGCCGTGCACGCCCACGCCGCCAAACTCGGTCTGGACTGCGAGCGCACCGTCCTCAACGGCCTCATCGTGCTCTACCTCTCCTGCGGCGACCGCGCGGCCGCGCAGGTCCTGTTCGACGGGTTCCCAGGCGGTCGGGACGTGGTTTCCTGGACGGCCATGGTGACCGGGCACGCGAGGCTGGGGTTCTCCGACGAGGCCGTGGAGATGTTCTTTGCCATGGCGGACGACTGCGGCGTAGCTTTCGAcgcggtggccgccgccgccgggttCGCGGCCTGCGCGTCGGTGGGGGACCTCGCGCAGGGCAGGGAGGCGCACCGGCGCGTCGCGGCCCGGAAGGTCGCCCTTGATGTCGTCGCGTGGAACGCGCTGGTGTACATGTACGCCAAGTGCGGCGACGTGGCGGCGGCGCACCGGTGCTTCAGGAGGATGCCGGAGAAGAAGACCGTCGTTTCTTGGAACACGATGATCTCGGCGTTCGCCGGCGCCGGTGAGCACGGCAAGGCGCTAGCTTTGTTCCGGGAGATGCAGCGCGCGGAGGTGCGCCCGGACGACGCGACGTTCGTGGCTCTCCTTGGCGCGTGCGCTCAGCTCGGCGCGCTCGACACCGGCCGGTGGGTGCACGCCTACATGGGCAGGCAGCTGGGGTGCAAGGCCGACGGCGCCATCGGCAACGCCCTGCTCGACATGTACGCCAAGTGCGGCGCAATCGACCAAGCCATGGACGTGTTCGACGGCATGGAGCGGCGAGACGTGTACACCTACGCGTCCATGATCCTGGGGCTCGCAATGCACGGCCGCGTCGAGGAGGGGCTGGCGCTGTTCGCCGACATGCAACGAGCCGGCGTGAGGCCGAACGGGGTGACGCTCCTCGGCGTCCTCTCCGCGTGCTGCCACGCTGGGCTCGTCGAGGAGGGCCTCCGGCACCTCAGCGCCATGCCGGAGTCCTACGGCGTGACGCCCGGCATCGAACACTACGGCTGCACCGTCGACATGCTCGGCCGAGCGGGGAGGCTGGACGAGGCGGAGGAGCTCGTCGTGGCGATGCCAGTGCCGCCCGACGCGGTCGTCCGGGGCTCCCTCCTCGCTGCCTGCCGTGCGCACGGCGACGTCGAGCGAGCCGAGCGGGTGATGCGGCGCATGGCGGAGCTTGACCACAACGGCGAGGCCGGGGACCACGTGCTCATGTCAAACATGTACGCGTCCAGGGGCCGGCACGGCAGGGCGGTGCGGGTCAGGAGGCAGAtgaggaagagcaagatcaGCAAGGATCCCGGCTGCAGCACCATCGAAGTCGACGGCGTCGTGCACGAGTTCCGAGCAGTTCCGGCCAACTCCATCAGATGA
- the LOC133926115 gene encoding protein MODIFYING WALL LIGNIN-2-like, with product MERKVVAVCAVVGFLGVLSAALGFAAEGTRVKVSDVQTTSPGECIYPRSPALALGLISAVALMVAQSIINTVAGCICCKRHPVPPDTNWSVALISFIISWCTFIIAFLLLLTGAALNDQRGAENMYFGSFCYVVKPGVFSGGAVLSLASVALAIVYYVALSSLKNPPSTFPQQNQGIAMGQPVIPQQSSEPVFVHEDTYNRQQFP from the exons ATGGAGAGGAAGGTGGTGGCGGTGTGCGCGGTGGTCGGCTTCCTCGGCGTCCTCTCTGCGGCGCTCGGCTTCGCGGCGGAGGGCACGCGCGTCAAG GTTTCGGACGTGCAAACAACTTCCCCAGGTGAATGCATATACCCAAGAAGCCCAGCCTTAGCGCTCGGGTTGATATCTGCCGTCGCTCTTATGGTCGCACAGTCTATTATAAATACAGTTGCTGGTTGCATCTGTTGTAAGAGACATCCAGTTCCCCCAGACACTAACTGGAGTGTAGCTCTGATCTCATTCATCATATCTTG GTGCACTTTCATAATTGCGTTCCTTCTCCTGCTGACGGGAGCTGCACTGAATGATCAGAGAGGTGCGGAGAATATGTACTTCGGTAGCTTCTGCTATGTTGTGAAGCCAGGGGTCTTCTCCGGGGGAGCAGTGCTATCCCTTGCCAGCGTGGCGCTGGCGATAGTTTACTATGTTGCCCTCTCATCTTTGAAGAACCCTCCATCAACATTTCCCCAGCAGAACCAAGGCATCGCAATGGGCCAACCTGTGATCCCACAACAGAGCAGCGAGCCAGTGTTTGTCCATGAGGACACTTATAATCGGCAGCAGTTCCCGTGA
- the LOC133926117 gene encoding uncharacterized protein LOC133926117, whose translation MTTGYIVGSLVGSFAIAYLCDTFVSDKKAFGGSIPKTVSEKEWWQATDTKFQAWPRTAGPPVIMNPISRQNFIVKSTE comes from the exons ATGACGACTGGCTACATTGTCGGCTCACTGGTCGGATCCTTTGCCATTGCGTATCTGTGTGACACATTTGTTTCCGACAAGAAGGCGTTTGGAG GTAGCATCCCTAAGACTGTTTCTGAAAAGGAGTGGTGGCAAGCAACGGACACCAAGTTCCAGGCTTGGCCTCGCACCGCTGGACCACCGGTCATCATGAACCCTATCAGCCGCCAGAACTTCATCGTCAAGTCAACTGAGTAG